One segment of Macrotis lagotis isolate mMagLag1 chromosome 1, bilby.v1.9.chrom.fasta, whole genome shotgun sequence DNA contains the following:
- the REM1 gene encoding GTP-binding protein REM 1 isoform X1, whose translation MEHKGEPVTSLFSLSFPGNMSPVLSKMTLNTQQDPQTVLRRRASTPLSLLPKPGSGLLAPKPPRRLNHPQLCQSSSLNPPAQPPSPTLDNWSSDSSDSGDSLCRVVLLGDPRVGKTSLANLFAGIQDRDLQEHQEEDMYERTLSVDGEDMTLLVMDTWESEKRDEKSWHRDYCLQVGSAYAIVYSITDRSSFESASELRIELRRARQADNIPIILVGNKADLVRCREVSVEEGRACAMVFDCKFIETSAALQHNVAELFEGIVRQIRLRQLGQEKNGSRLPDSRPKSLSQRARRFLARLATRNNKKLALKARSKSCHDLSVL comes from the exons ATGGAGCACAAAGGAGAACCAGTGACCTCTCTGTTCAGCCTTTCATTCCCAGGCAATATGTCCCCTGTTCTCTCCAAGATGACGCTGAATACACAGCAGGATCCTCAGACGGTTCTAAGAAGACGAGCCAGCACCCCACTGTCCCTACTGCCAAAGCCTGGCTCAGGCCTTTTGGCCCCCAAGCCCCCCAGGAGACTGAATCACCCCCAGCTCTGCCAGTCATCCTCTCTCAATCCCCCTGCCCAGCCCCCCTCACCTACCCTGGACAactggtcctctgactccagtgACTCTGGTGATTCCCTATGCCGTGTGGTGCTACTTGGAGACCCCAGGGTAGGAAAAACCAGCCTAGCAAACCTTTTTGCTGGTATACAGGATCGAGACCTACAGGAGCATCAGGAAG AGGACATGTATGAGAGGACTTTGTCTGTGGATGGAGAAGACATGACACTGCTGGTTATGGACACCTGGGAATCAGAGAAGCGG GATGAGAAGAGTTGGCACCGTGATTACTGCCTACAAGTAGGCAGTGCCTATGCAATTGTGTACTCCATCACAGACCGAAGCAGTTTTGAGAGTGCCTCTGAATTACGCATTGAGCTTCGAAGGGCCCGACAAGCAGACAATATTCCTATCATCCTGGTGGGGAATAAGGCAGATCTGGTACGCTGTCGAGAAGTCTCCgtggaag AGGGTCGGGCTTGTGCTATGGTATTCGACTGCAAGTTCATCGAAACTTCAGCAGCCCTGCAGCACAATGTAGCTGAGCTCTTTGAAGGCATCGTGCGCCAGATCCGCCTGCGTCAGCTGGGCCAGGAGAAAAATGGCTCTCGCCTTCCGGATTCTCGCCCCAAGAGCCTCAGTCAGAGAGCCCGAAGGTTCCTTGCTCGGCTGGCCACGCGAAACAACAAGAAGCTAGCATTGAAGGCCCGATCCAAATCTTGTCATGACTTGTCTGTGCTCTGA
- the REM1 gene encoding GTP-binding protein REM 1 isoform X2, producing MSPVLSKMTLNTQQDPQTVLRRRASTPLSLLPKPGSGLLAPKPPRRLNHPQLCQSSSLNPPAQPPSPTLDNWSSDSSDSGDSLCRVVLLGDPRVGKTSLANLFAGIQDRDLQEHQEEDMYERTLSVDGEDMTLLVMDTWESEKRDEKSWHRDYCLQVGSAYAIVYSITDRSSFESASELRIELRRARQADNIPIILVGNKADLVRCREVSVEEGRACAMVFDCKFIETSAALQHNVAELFEGIVRQIRLRQLGQEKNGSRLPDSRPKSLSQRARRFLARLATRNNKKLALKARSKSCHDLSVL from the exons ATGTCCCCTGTTCTCTCCAAGATGACGCTGAATACACAGCAGGATCCTCAGACGGTTCTAAGAAGACGAGCCAGCACCCCACTGTCCCTACTGCCAAAGCCTGGCTCAGGCCTTTTGGCCCCCAAGCCCCCCAGGAGACTGAATCACCCCCAGCTCTGCCAGTCATCCTCTCTCAATCCCCCTGCCCAGCCCCCCTCACCTACCCTGGACAactggtcctctgactccagtgACTCTGGTGATTCCCTATGCCGTGTGGTGCTACTTGGAGACCCCAGGGTAGGAAAAACCAGCCTAGCAAACCTTTTTGCTGGTATACAGGATCGAGACCTACAGGAGCATCAGGAAG AGGACATGTATGAGAGGACTTTGTCTGTGGATGGAGAAGACATGACACTGCTGGTTATGGACACCTGGGAATCAGAGAAGCGG GATGAGAAGAGTTGGCACCGTGATTACTGCCTACAAGTAGGCAGTGCCTATGCAATTGTGTACTCCATCACAGACCGAAGCAGTTTTGAGAGTGCCTCTGAATTACGCATTGAGCTTCGAAGGGCCCGACAAGCAGACAATATTCCTATCATCCTGGTGGGGAATAAGGCAGATCTGGTACGCTGTCGAGAAGTCTCCgtggaag AGGGTCGGGCTTGTGCTATGGTATTCGACTGCAAGTTCATCGAAACTTCAGCAGCCCTGCAGCACAATGTAGCTGAGCTCTTTGAAGGCATCGTGCGCCAGATCCGCCTGCGTCAGCTGGGCCAGGAGAAAAATGGCTCTCGCCTTCCGGATTCTCGCCCCAAGAGCCTCAGTCAGAGAGCCCGAAGGTTCCTTGCTCGGCTGGCCACGCGAAACAACAAGAAGCTAGCATTGAAGGCCCGATCCAAATCTTGTCATGACTTGTCTGTGCTCTGA